CCATTtggttataaaaataaaaaagttcacTGTTCTTTTCTATCTTAGGAAGCTTTAGAAACCAAAATTTCTTTTTGGCCTTTTTGGTTGATTCTgagattttttgtttttgttgtaagCAGCTTATGGGATTGAATTTGTGGATTGATCTGATCAACGGATTGAAAGTGGAAAAGGATACCCAGCTATTTTAATACAGATTCATTATTCCAGTGATTTGAAGGGAAACTCAGAGTAGTATATATTTTTGGGTGAGATACCAAAACGGTTGCTTTAAGAGAATATTAGAATTTTAAGggattgaaggaaaaaaaaaatcaagatattATCAATCATTGAATAGGATTTTGGCtctgagttcagaaagaaatattgAGATTTGGTGAAAAGAATTGTAAAATTGAAGGTTATTTGGTGGAATAATCTGCACATTAGCTGGAAAGTCTGAACAGGTTTCTTTAAGGATTTTTCCCAACAAGTTCTGACGGATCCGTCTACTGAAAATAGGGGTTGCAACTGTCTGGCTGGTCTGGAGTGCATATTAAGCATCATCAGGGCCCTTAGAATGGGGTCCTGCTTATCTGCTGAAAGCAGGAGCCCTCGCCCTGGTTCACCTTCGTCCCCTCATCTGCCGAATATGAAGAGGAGGAACTCAAGGAAGGTATTAGGGTCTCGGATTTCTTCCTTTGACTACTGGAAGGAAGAACCATTGCATAGAACAGGGCAGTTGTTCTTGAATGGGTCCAATGATGTTGCTTCACTCTTTACTCAACAAGGCAAGAAAGGTACCAACCAGGATGCCATGATTATTTGGGAGGTTAGCTCCTTTTATACCTTTACACGTGTTTGTTTAATTCTTTCATTTATGTATTTGGCTTTATGTGTGATGTTTTCTTGAATAGCTTTGAAAACAAGCAATTTATCTTATAATAGGGGTATAATATTTCTTGGATGAAGGACCTTGCCTTTTTTCTGGTTGCTTGCATTCCCATAGTGTTTAGAATTATTTGTTGGTATCTTTTATTATCtacaatgtttaattgatttaATGTTAATTTctaattctttcttttatttgtttatgtatCTTATATGCAAGTTCCTTGCATACATATCTTCATAGCTGTCTAATTAGAGGAAAATCAACACTTTTTATATTAATTGGCTGCACTTTCTCATGTTTCTTTAGGATATTATCTAATCATTTAGTGGCAATATGAAATAACGTTTCCATGGTGGCAAATTaaactcttcttctttttttctactTTGTATTTGCTAAATGTGTCTGTATTTGGGGACTATGTGTTTGGCACACCTTGGAGCTCATTGTTTTAGGATattatctttctttcttgatgGATGAGAATATATGGTGGATTCCAATGTCAAGAGAAGTAGAGGAAGACCTAAAAGGTTATGGTTGGAAACTGTTTAATAAGACATTAAAGTTACTCTGCTTATCTACAATATGGTCACAAATACAGGTGGCAATATAATCCATGTAGCTCCCTAGTAGTGTAAGCAAacatattttttcttatttagaaGCTGCCATAAACATCGATGATGGTAACTTGTATAGATGGAATGATGAAAAAACGTTTCTAACTCTTTTCTACGGTTGACCATTTGTTAGTTAAGAAGGCCAAGGCATTAACCTTTTTATCTTTGGAGTGTATATCCTTGTTTTTGAATCCGTCATGCTAATATATTCTCTATCATCACCAATTTCTccttgttttaaatgtttttagtaacattataaattttgttattctGCAACATCATGTTCCACTTCTCACTGTCTGTGGCTGTTGTTCTCAGAATTTTGGTTCAAGAACAGATACTGTTTTCTGTGGTGTTTTTGATGGTCATGGTCCCTATGGTCATATGGTAGCTAAGAGAGTGAGAGACCATCTTCCGTTAAAACTGAATGCTCATTGGGAAGTTAGTAAATCTGGTGAGGATGCTCTCAGAGAGATCAATTTGAACACTGCAGGAAGCATGAACAGTGAGACCTCATTTTTAACAGCTGATGAGGAATCTAGGGCATCTGTAGATCTCGAGGAAACAGAAAAGTTCCCAGAGATCTTTCAGACACTTAAAGAGTCTTTTCTGAAGGCTTTCAAAGTAATGGATAGGGATCTTAGAACGCATGCCAGTATTGATTGCTTCTGCAGTGGGACGACAGCTGTAACTTTGGTGAAGCAGGTATACAGCTGCAAAATTTAAAAGCTCTGAAAACCTATGTTATGATTTTAAACATAATTCCTTTGGCTTTTTTGATAGGGTCCACATATTGTCATTGGAAATGTTGGGGACTCCAGAGCTGTTTTAGGTACAAGGGACAAAGACAATTCACTTATTGCAGTTCAGTTGACTGTTGATCTTAAACCAAATCTTCCAGGTCTGTGTGTCTGTTTTAATCAACCCAAGTTCATTCATATGTGAAAGTCATTCATGCTTTGTATTTAATTGCAGAGTTTCAGGCAAAAAACTGTCTCAGTTAAATAAAAAACACTTCAGTTTTAGGAACTTTGATGTTTTGGACTTTTTATGCCAAGTTTTGTCTTCTCTATCGTTCATTGTCTATTGTATATGCTGCACCGAGTGTACCACCCACTTGGTTTTTTCTTTAAATTCATTGTTTATTGTTGATATAGGAGATAAAAAGGTATAATTAAAGGGAATATAAAATGCTATTTGAAATGTTCCTTTTGTGTGTATCAGCTCTTCTAATAAGATTCTTTTTAGCTCTCCATACCATTTCTCATGCCCATTGCATCCATTGTATGCTGATTGGCCCCTAAATTTTGTGTCCTTTTATTTTAAAGCTATAGGCATGCAAAAAAACCCATATGATTCAAGttctttttaatttactttatttgattttttttcattagaTATAGAGTAGTAAGAAGAGGATAGTATCAaattctctacttcacaatatttaAGTAGTCAACAACGGACATCAACCATAAGGAAAGTATGCATATTAGCCAACAAAAAAATTGATAGTTTTGTAGATAAGCTAGACCACTCTGTAGACTTTGTTAGATGCCTTAAGCTTATTATTTGCGaacacaaatacatacataaacacacgTGTATACATATTACGCTTGACTCATTTTAGTtaacattttcacattgtgtACTTGTATGAGCCTCAAACAATTTGGTTCAATTGGTTGGCAATGTGAGGCTGAAATATCTTAAAACTTGGAAGGATATGTTCGATGATTGGTGAGGCAGCTTAAAAGTTAGTTGTATTTGAGGATTTTGTAAATGTTGTTTGAAGTGTTTTTTTAAGGACTAGAATAATGGGGGACAAGAATAGAATGTGGTTAATAAGATGAAATGATTGAGGAAGTATGAGACGCTGGTCGCAATGGTAAGAAGATAGTTGAAAGTTCAAGTGTATATAGAATAGGTGCATTCACTCAAAACTGATTGATTTGTGTATGAGCATCACAGGTTTGATGAAATTATTAAGTCTACAAAATGTTGAAAGGTTTTGTAATTATGATAACCATGTTTGTTCTGAGCAATGTAGTAATTTATGTAAAACCATATGGAAACAATTTCCCAATCGATGGGAAATTATATTGAAATCCAGATTaatgtggaaacacaaaaattgatTGCAAAAACAGAACCTCTGCAGATTGAAAAACATAAAGGAGTCTCGGGAAGATAAACTGCTGAACTAGGCATTATTGGCATTATTGATTCAAATtgcttggttatatggcatgcgCTTCCAAAATAGAATGCACTAGAAAATAAATTCTTGTTCTATTTGATTGCTTAATTCTCGTATTCTATCATTATACTTTCAACATCAAACTTATTCTAaatcatcctttttctttacagcGGAGGCAGAGAGAATTCGAAAATATAAAGGTCGTGTCTTTGCTCTTAAAGATGAACCTGAGGTTGCCCGAGTTTGGCTACCAAACAGTAATGCACCTGGCCTTGCCATGGCAAGGGCTTTTGGAGATTTTTGCCTCAAGGATTTTGGTCTCATCTCTGTGCCTGAAATATCTTATTGGCACGTGTCAGAGAAGGATGAATTTATCGTCTTGGCCACTGATGGGGTAATGAAGCCAACATGTTTAATTCTTattcaaaatcaaaacaaaaatggcATTTGAGCCCTTTTCTCTAGTTGTAATAAGGTTTGCTCCAAAATTTTGCAGATTTGGGATGTGCTTTCAAACAAAGAAGTGGTAGATATTGTAGCATCTTGTCGAGCTCGCACATCTGCCGCACGAGCTTTGGTTGAGACAGCTGTTAGAGCTTGGAGATACAAGTACCCAACTTCAAAAGTTGATGATTGTGCTGTTGTTTGCCTATTCTTTGATTCAATCTCAAACAACCTATCTACTGTTTCCAATGCTAATGCCAAAGTGCAACCAGTTTCAGTGGACCAAGTTGAGAATGAGAATGAGAAAGACAATAATATCAATGTCTTAACCAATGTGGACCGGTCTGGGACTGTTGGAAGTGTCAAAGTTGTTCCAGGAGGGAATGGAGATTTAGATTTAGATGTAGATGTAGATGTAGACTGCTCTAAGGAGGACGAAATGAATTCAGAAATAGGAACAGATTGGTCAGCCCTTGAAGGAGTATCTCGTGTCAATACCCTTTTGAATCTCCCAAGGTTCGATCCTGGAAAGTAATGTTCTGATGTAGGAGGTTCAAAGCCAGGCTTCGACATGAGAAAGGTTCGGTTACTACTACTATTACTTTGAGATTTGCTGAGATAAattattgtaatatttatattcatttttcTACAGAGTGGAAAAGAGGGGCATtgatttggtttggtttggtttgatgTTAAAAAATGGAGCAAGCAGACCCGGCTGTATTAGTGTGTCTGGGAAATTGTCCTTTCTATCTATAGTCTGTTGGGTagaattggaatttttgtaaatcCAGCTCTCCAtctcattattattgttattgttaatttGTGTTCCACCTTCAACTGTTCatgtgtgaattgttggtaagTCATTGTATTATGTTGTTAAATGTTTACTTTGTGACAATGAAATGAAGCCTCATTATCCTTAATAGATTTCAAAGTTGAAGAGCATGCATGCATTCATAACTTGTTTCTTCTTTTGAATATCGGTAGCACTAATGACCTTAGTACTAGGAACTTCCACTTGCTAATCCTCAAAATGCTGCTGTCTTTTATTGAATTTGgctgtgtgtgtgtgtgatgaACGGTGAAGTGGTGATACTGATAGGCAAGGAAAGCTTCATgtaatgattttttgaaatgatcatatggagaATAGGCATCTTTTATTTgttggttaaattctgctattggTCCTTGTACTTAGAAAAAAGTTCTggatttaatatttgtatttttatttggtcatttttagtttttatattttctaaaatttaaaatttcaattatcaTCAAACAatgattattaaattcattaagtaaaATTATGCTATTTTTAGAATCTGATGTGATAAGCATATTATTGTATATTGCTGTGTTAGTTTATTATTTCCACAAATGACTCACTAAAAATTTAGTTAATGAATTAACAATTGTAGTTTGTtttaagattgaaattttaaaatttaaaaagtatagggacttagaatgATTCAATTGCACAAAATTGACTAATTTTATAATTGTGTGAATAGTTTAGGACTAGTACTTGAATTTAACTTAATGGATTTAACTGTTATGGTTTGGgttaggattaaaattttaaaatttaaaaagtatagggactaaatgaTCAAtttaaaagtatagagactaaaattgatcaaaaaaaagTATGAGAATTAAATTCACAATTTTTGCAAAGTACAGGtattaatagcaaaatttaaccttattgttcaaatatatatttataaaaagaatCTACATTAATATAAAAATGATCTATCCTTGTATGGGATGGATATGGATATAACAAACCCTGAGAGTTGATATGGATATAAAATGAATTAGTGGATTCGAAATAGaaatgagaaaagaaataaatataaaatgggTCAATAGATTCGAGATAGAAATGTGAAAAGAAATAGACTTAGTGATATGTTATAGTACATATGTAGTTGTGATAGGATGATAATGAGATTATATGTTCATATATGACATGCCAAATGAAATGTGGTATGGAAATATGCACGTGAGACATGAAATGTATACTTGATATTAATTGATAATTAGATCACATATTGATTGTATTTGATATCTTATTTCTATTTGATTATTGATTCAAATCATGATAGCATCACTGAGCCTTATTGATTAGTGTaccatttgtttattttcatatgCAAGTATCGTAGATCTTGAAGCTTCAAAGTGATTGACAACATTTAGATTCAATACTTGGCTCAACAAGTTTGTATAGTTTTATTTTGTCAGTTGCAAGTGGCATGTGCCTAACTTTTAAGTTGTCTTTGGATTCATGTTGTCATTTTCGTACTTAGGGTTGGAATTGTTAACCTTTAATATAATCACATAGGttgataataaatatgtaatgCTATAAAGTGAATTTGGATTGTTGTTCATATGCCAAGTAAATGAGAGAGATGTTTGAATCTTGAATGAAAGTGAATAAATATATGATCATATGCTTTAAGGTGTTGAATGTACCAAAGATGGTAGTCTAGTATTAAAATTAATGCTTAAATTGTATAAAGTAAGTTCTTCTTAATCACCTAGACCATTTGAGTGTTGCACATGACAAATTTGCAATGAATGaagtaaaattttggaaaaactgCCTTTATGGTTGCAACACTCCCTTACCAATGTCATGACATAGAGCTGTTATTCCCGTAGTCACGATTATCCCCTGCTGAGGTCGCAACATTGAATCCCCTTGTCCTCAAGGTCGCAACACTCCCTTACCTAAGTCACGAAGTTAGCTTTTTGTCCTCAATGTCACGACTCTTCCCAGTTGAATTCGTGACAACATGCTTTTGCCCTTAGTATCGCAACATGCCTCATTCATGGTCGCGACATTACCCCtatattctgaaaattttacgTTTTAATCCCTTGTATATCATCGGCATTTtataagagcttttgtaagctcactCATGACACAGATTTGATTAAGTAATGTACTTAgaagatataatatttaattttttgtataatttgtCTCGTTGAATATTGAAACGACATCATAGTTGCTTCGGCAAAAAACGTGGAACCTTATGTCTCAGATCCGACGATTGGGTCGAGAGtgtggtgttacatttaatggtatcagaacTACAAGTTTAGTAGATTTTTGGGTCGAGGTCCATCTTGAGTTTAGAGGTACATGCCAAGGTCAAGTTAAGTCTAAGTCAAGATTTGGATGTTGATTATTCATTATTTTGGGTTATGGCTTGAAAATATTTGATGAACCGAGAAATGTTGTTAAGGAAGAAGTCAATAGTAGTGATCACTCCGTTGAGGGAGAAAACCATGTTGAGATCAAGGCATACAATGTTGATCAAGTTGGTGTTAGATACAAAAATAAAGCTAATAGGCCTCTCCAGGAGGGTCGGGTAGACACTCTGCACAATAGTGGATGTACTCCAAAAAGTAACAGGAGATGCTTCGTAAGCTACATTAATAGCTGCAATCTCCGATAAAAGGGTTACGGAAGTATAAAGCAATTGAGTGTTGACCCTTCATCTACAGAGAAATGGTTAAAGTCAACTGAACGAGTTTTACAATAGCTAGAGTTTTCACCGTCTAAGTATGTCACTTGCGTGGTATCTCTATTGAAAGAATAGACATATCAATGGTGGCTAATTGTCACCTACATGTGTCAGCATATCATGTTTCTTGGACATTCTTCCAATTCGAgttaaaaaagaaatatgtcgACAAATTGTATCTAAAAGATTGAAAACAAGAGTTCATGAAATTGAATCAAGGGGATATGCTAGTAGTTGACTACAAATGAAAGTTCTTACAACTTAGCAAGTATGCTCTTGAGTTAGTGCCAACGAAATAAGAAAGTTGAAAACGGTTTCTTCAAGGAATGAGAGATGAACTCCGAGTTTAGCTAGTTTTGCACAAACTTAAAATGTTTTCTAGTTTAGCTGAACGAGCAAAGATGATTGAACAAGCCATGAGTCTTGATAAGAAAGTTGAGGGTTCCGAAGCATTCGGGAAAAGAGTTGGAACCACTGGTTCACAACCTTTTCCTAAGCGAGTTACGGAGTATTGAGGTTCTTCGAGATCAACTCCATCGTATGTCAGATGGGAGAAAGGCTGAGTTTAACAACCATCAGTATCTGTTGGTAGTACTAGGGGTCCAGTGAAAGATGTAAGTATCTCGAACTGTTAGTATTGTGGTCAAATACATAGAAGTGAATGTTGAAAGAAAACATGAGCATGTTTCCAATGCGGATCTCTAAAGCATTTAGCTTAATATTGCCCGATAAATATTAATGATATGTATACACCTACTCAGAGATCTGCTCCTGTAGCTAGAGGTCAGGGTAATACCGATGGTAGTTCAGTTGCGAGAGGTAGTCAAAGGAAAAAACTGATTTAGCAGCACAAGATTCTGAAGCTAAAACTCCTACTCAAGCCTATTTGGTCTTAACCAGAGATGAGGGTGATGCTACTGATGTTTTAGCAAGtatatttcctttatgttttacACTCGTTCATGCTTTACTTGACCATGACTATACACATTCATATGTTAATTCTAGTTTTATGAATTCAGGTAAATTGAAATCTAAGTTGTCAAGCATAGCAATAGTTGTTACAAATACCTTAGGAAAATGTCAgatcccaaaaattgggttagtagaaTTGAGTTAGGAAATCGAGAGTTAGTGAACCAAAAattgtaattagtttaaataatttaaataaataagaataaataaaatattaaaattaaaaaattaaaaaattaagtttataaattaaaattagatgtccgaaaaataatttggttaaaatggATTTTTAAAACGAAGTcggatttgaaaataatttagaaaataagttttaattagaaaacaaagacctatttgaaaaaaaaggaagaaactgGAAGTGATTAATTGGGCAATaacccaatttttttaaattggttgCCTATTTAACATCCCCCACCGTCCCTCTCCTCTCATTTTTTAAACTAAGTGTGTTGTTATTTCAATTCgagttttaattgatttaattaaaatttcaacagATCAAttgattttaaaccaatttttagCTTGAAAATGATAGGTCTCGTATTACTATGTTAAGCttttattttaaagtaattttcaactcattttaatctaattaaaaggtatttgatcttgatttaataaatcttttaagtaatttaaacCAATTGAACATGTTC
The sequence above is drawn from the Gossypium hirsutum isolate 1008001.06 chromosome A05, Gossypium_hirsutum_v2.1, whole genome shotgun sequence genome and encodes:
- the LOC107959400 gene encoding probable protein phosphatase 2C 33 isoform X1, with protein sequence MGSCLSAESRSPRPGSPSSPHLPNMKRRNSRKVLGSRISSFDYWKEEPLHRTGQLFLNGSNDVASLFTQQGKKGTNQDAMIIWENFGSRTDTVFCGVFDGHGPYGHMVAKRVRDHLPLKLNAHWEVSKSGEDALREINLNTAGSMNSETSFLTADEESRASVDLEETEKFPEIFQTLKESFLKAFKVMDRDLRTHASIDCFCSGTTAVTLVKQGPHIVIGNVGDSRAVLGTRDKDNSLIAVQLTVDLKPNLPAEAERIRKYKGRVFALKDEPEVARVWLPNSNAPGLAMARAFGDFCLKDFGLISVPEISYWHVSEKDEFIVLATDGIWDVLSNKEVVDIVASCRARTSAARALVETAVRAWRYKYPTSKVDDCAVVCLFFDSISNNLSTVSNANAKVQPVSVDQVENENEKDNNINVLTNVDRSGTVGSVKVVPGGNGDLDLDVDVDVDCSKEDEMNSEIGTDWSALEGVSRVNTLLNLPRFDPGK
- the LOC107959400 gene encoding probable protein phosphatase 2C 33 isoform X2 — encoded protein: MGPMMLLHSLLNKARKNFGSRTDTVFCGVFDGHGPYGHMVAKRVRDHLPLKLNAHWEVSKSGEDALREINLNTAGSMNSETSFLTADEESRASVDLEETEKFPEIFQTLKESFLKAFKVMDRDLRTHASIDCFCSGTTAVTLVKQGPHIVIGNVGDSRAVLGTRDKDNSLIAVQLTVDLKPNLPAEAERIRKYKGRVFALKDEPEVARVWLPNSNAPGLAMARAFGDFCLKDFGLISVPEISYWHVSEKDEFIVLATDGIWDVLSNKEVVDIVASCRARTSAARALVETAVRAWRYKYPTSKVDDCAVVCLFFDSISNNLSTVSNANAKVQPVSVDQVENENEKDNNINVLTNVDRSGTVGSVKVVPGGNGDLDLDVDVDVDCSKEDEMNSEIGTDWSALEGVSRVNTLLNLPRFDPGK